A single window of Cottoperca gobio chromosome 9, fCotGob3.1, whole genome shotgun sequence DNA harbors:
- the pggt1b gene encoding geranylgeranyl transferase type-1 subunit beta: MAEEESQFEEFEQIDFLRDRHVRFFQRTLQVLPERYASLETTRLTIIFFALSGLDVLDALDVIDRNTMIEWIYSLQVLPTEDQANLSRCGFRGSSHIGIPYSTKGPGVLHPYDSGHVAMTYTGLCSLLILGDDLSRVNKQACLAGLRALQLEDGSFYAVPEGSENDIRFIYCAVSICYMLDDWSGMDIQKAIEYIRGSLSYDNGFGQGAGRESHGGWTYCAIASLCLMGRLEEALSQRELDRIRRWCIMRQQSGFHGRPNKPVDTCYSFWVGATLELLDVFQYTNFDKNRSFILSTQDRLVGGFAKWPDSHPDPLHAYLGLCGLSLIGEPSLRKVHPALNITQRAFQHVQQLQQTWRDSTGSCSRQH; the protein is encoded by the exons ATGGCGGAAGAGGAGAGCCAGTTTGAAGAATTTGAGCAAATAGACTTTTTAAGAGATAGACATGTACGATTCTTCCAGAGAACACTACAGGTGTTGCCTGAGAGATACGCCTCGCTGGAAACAACAAG GTTAACGATCATATTTTTTGCCCTGTCTGGTCTCGATGTGCTGGACGCTCTGGATGTGATTGATAGGAACACCATGATTGAGTGGATCTACTCATTACAGGTTCTGCCCACAGAAGACC AAGCTAACCTTAGTCGTTGTGGATTTCGAGGATCGTCACATATTGGAATTCCTTACAGCACTAAG GGTCCAGGTGTGCTTCATCCATATGACAGTGGCCATGTAGCCATGACCTACACTGGCCTTTGCTCGCTGCTAATACTGGGAGACGACCTGAGCCGAGTTAACAAACAGGCCTGTCTGGCTGGTCTCAGAGCACTGCAGCTGGAGGACGGCAG TTTCTACGCAGTGCCAGAAGGAAGTGAAAATGATATACGGTTTATCTACTGTGCAGTCAGTATCTGTTACATGCTGGATGACTGGTCAGGCATGGACATCCAAAAGGCCATTGAGTACATCAGAGGAAGTTTG TCGTACGACAATGGGTTTGGCCAGGGAGCTGGGCGAGAGTCACATG gtGGCTGGACGTACTGCGCCATAGCCTCTCTGTGTCTGATGGGTCGACTGGAGGAAGCGCTGAGTCAGCGGGAGCTGGACAGGATCCGGCGCTGGTGTATCATGAGGCAGCAGAGCGGCTTCCACGGGCGCCCAAACAAACCTGTAGACACATGCTACTCCTTTTGGGTGGGAGCTACGCTAGAG CTGTTAGATGTGTTCCAGTATACAAACTTTGACAAGAACAGGAGCTTCATCCTGTCCACGCAGGATCGGTTGGTGGGAGGGTTTGCCAAGTGGCCCGACAGCCATCCAG ACCCTCTCCATGCCTACTTAGGGCTGTGTGGTTTGTCTCTGATCGGAGAGCCCAGTTTGAGGAAGGTCCACCCAGCTCTTAACATCACCCAGAGAGCCTTTCAGCAcgtccagcagctgcagcagacatGGCGGGACAGCACTGGCAGCTGTAGCAGACAGCATTGA